One genomic region from Gemmatimonadota bacterium encodes:
- a CDS encoding (d)CMP kinase: protein MSRSTVVIAIDGPAASGKSSTAAWVARELGYRHLDSGALYRAETGRRLGIADPRSAEVTAAVSAVAQMPEVRAAVNAELRRAAATENVVVDGRDIGSVVFPDAQLKIFLVADPWERARRRLHQRLERSATDAEIADETRRLVERDASDATNTLQARDAVLIDTTYLTQEDQVQRIVALAQKV, encoded by the coding sequence GTGTCGCGTAGCACAGTGGTGATCGCTATCGATGGTCCGGCAGCCTCGGGAAAATCGTCAACAGCGGCATGGGTGGCGCGCGAGCTGGGATACAGGCACCTGGACTCGGGCGCGCTGTATCGCGCCGAAACCGGCCGCCGTCTCGGCATCGCGGACCCGCGCTCCGCCGAGGTTACAGCGGCCGTATCGGCAGTCGCGCAGATGCCTGAGGTCCGCGCCGCGGTGAACGCGGAACTCCGTCGAGCAGCCGCGACTGAGAACGTAGTAGTGGACGGTCGCGACATCGGGAGCGTCGTCTTTCCCGACGCGCAGCTCAAGATCTTTCTGGTCGCCGATCCGTGGGAGCGCGCCCGTCGCCGTCTGCACCAACGTCTGGAGCGCTCGGCCACCGACGCCGAAATCGCCGACGAGACCCGTCGGCTGGTCGAGCGCGATGCCAGTGACGCCACCAACACCCTTCAGGCGCGCGACGCGGTTCTGATCGATACCACCTATCTCACCCAGGAGGACCAGGTTCAGCGGATAGTGGCGCTGGCGCAGAAAGTGTAG
- the aroA gene encoding 3-phosphoshikimate 1-carboxyvinyltransferase, with protein sequence MTGIASIRGVVRVPGDKSISHRSLILAALSDGTSHISGLLRSADIDSTASVLSALGVRIEPDKEGIAVHGRGLRGLLVPKRPLDCGNSGTTARLMAGVLAAHPFDSTLIGDASLSRRPMRRVTEPLEQMGAHFTMGGDGDGLPLTIHGGTLGSIGWNSPTASAQVKSAILLAALNAQVSANVTEPTRSRDHTERMLAARGIPIVVDGESVSIGVARSMRAVDTHVPGDPSSAAFFVALAALVPGRTLDMPGVCVNPTRTGFLDVVQRMGAVVSLLDSSDEGGEPTATIRATGTDSLRSVNVGAAEMPSMIDEVPILACLAARADGETVISGAAELRVKESDRISAVVRNLQAIGVDAEERSDGMAIRGSRAPLSGRIETHGDHRIAMAFGVLGALPDNEIDIVGPECVSVSYPSFWSDLRRVA encoded by the coding sequence ATGACCGGCATCGCGTCCATTCGCGGCGTCGTGCGGGTTCCGGGCGACAAGTCCATCTCTCATCGCAGTCTGATTCTCGCTGCGCTTTCTGATGGCACGAGCCATATCAGCGGTCTTCTGCGCTCTGCCGACATCGACAGCACCGCGTCGGTGTTGAGCGCGCTCGGTGTACGCATCGAGCCCGACAAGGAGGGCATAGCAGTTCACGGACGTGGACTTCGCGGCCTCCTGGTTCCCAAACGGCCGCTCGACTGCGGCAACAGTGGCACCACGGCGCGCCTCATGGCCGGCGTGCTCGCCGCGCATCCCTTCGACAGTACGCTCATCGGCGACGCGAGTCTCAGTCGCCGGCCGATGCGAAGAGTCACCGAGCCACTCGAGCAGATGGGTGCACACTTTACGATGGGGGGCGATGGCGATGGTCTCCCGTTGACCATCCATGGCGGCACTCTCGGAAGCATCGGCTGGAACAGTCCCACGGCGAGCGCGCAGGTAAAGAGCGCCATTCTTCTCGCGGCGCTCAACGCGCAGGTGAGCGCCAACGTGACGGAGCCGACCCGGTCGCGCGATCACACGGAGCGCATGCTCGCTGCACGTGGAATTCCGATTGTGGTGGACGGTGAATCTGTATCCATCGGTGTTGCGCGCTCGATGCGCGCGGTGGACACGCACGTACCCGGCGATCCCTCCTCCGCGGCGTTTTTCGTAGCGCTCGCGGCGCTGGTTCCCGGCCGCACACTCGACATGCCTGGCGTCTGCGTCAATCCCACCCGCACCGGCTTTCTCGACGTGGTTCAACGGATGGGCGCGGTGGTTTCGCTTTTGGACTCCTCCGATGAAGGCGGCGAACCTACTGCCACCATCCGCGCGACAGGCACCGACTCCCTGCGCTCCGTGAATGTCGGCGCCGCCGAGATGCCTTCGATGATCGACGAGGTCCCGATACTCGCGTGCCTTGCCGCGCGAGCGGATGGAGAGACCGTGATCAGCGGCGCGGCCGAGCTGCGAGTGAAAGAGAGCGACCGCATTTCAGCCGTCGTGCGTAATCTGCAGGCCATTGGTGTGGACGCCGAAGAGCGGTCCGACGGCATGGCCATTCGCGGGAGTCGTGCGCCACTTTCAGGCCGCATCGAGACGCACGGCGACCATCGCATCGCCATGGCCTTCGGCGTACTCGGCGCGCTCCCTGACAACGAGATCGATATCGTCGGCCCTGAATGCGTCAGTGTGTCCTATCCTTCGTTCTGGAGCGATCTGCGACGTGTCGCGTAG
- a CDS encoding 2,3,4,5-tetrahydropyridine-2,6-dicarboxylate N-succinyltransferase, whose protein sequence is MTLGSSHAHEALASRIEAFASVRGTPPPDARAAVDELLTLLEAGAVRAAARAATGDWCAVPWVKLGILLGFRVGAVVDMSFARSGDTDVTFSFFDKDTYPPRALRLSDGIRVVPGGSSIRRGAFLARGVVCMPPSYVNVGAYVGAGTMIDSHALVGSCAQVGERVHLSAAAQLGGVLEPINAAPVVIEDDVVVGGNCGVYEGTVVRSRAVLGAGVVLTRSTPVFDLVNQTVYRASPDRPLIIPMGAVVIPGTRPASSEWATEMKLSIVTPIIVKYRDERTDAATALEEALR, encoded by the coding sequence ATGACGCTTGGTTCGAGCCATGCACACGAAGCGCTCGCCAGCAGGATCGAAGCGTTCGCTTCGGTCCGTGGGACCCCGCCACCGGATGCGCGCGCCGCAGTCGATGAGCTGCTCACGTTGCTCGAGGCCGGCGCCGTGCGCGCAGCTGCGCGCGCGGCCACTGGCGATTGGTGCGCCGTACCATGGGTCAAGCTTGGCATTCTGCTCGGTTTTCGTGTTGGTGCCGTGGTCGACATGTCGTTTGCGCGGTCCGGTGACACCGATGTAACGTTTTCGTTCTTCGACAAGGATACCTACCCGCCGCGCGCGCTTCGGTTGAGCGATGGCATTCGCGTGGTTCCGGGAGGTTCTTCCATCCGGCGCGGAGCATTCCTTGCTCGCGGCGTCGTGTGCATGCCGCCCAGTTACGTCAACGTCGGCGCATACGTCGGTGCAGGGACCATGATCGACTCCCACGCTCTTGTCGGATCGTGCGCGCAGGTCGGTGAGCGGGTGCACCTGAGTGCTGCGGCGCAGCTTGGTGGAGTGCTCGAACCAATCAACGCAGCTCCAGTTGTCATAGAAGATGACGTCGTCGTCGGTGGAAATTGCGGTGTGTACGAGGGGACCGTAGTTCGGAGCAGGGCAGTTCTCGGAGCGGGCGTCGTTCTCACGCGCAGCACACCCGTGTTCGACCTCGTCAACCAGACCGTCTACAGAGCATCGCCGGATCGGCCACTCATCATTCCGATGGGCGCGGTCGTGATACCCGGCACGCGACCCGCGTCATCCGAGTGGGCAACTGAAATGAAACTCTCGATCGTTACGCCGATCATCGTCAAATATCGCGACGAGCGCACTGACGCGGCGACGGCACTCGAGGAGGCTCTCCGATGA
- the dapA gene encoding 4-hydroxy-tetrahydrodipicolinate synthase, translated as MKSTVPMLRGAGTAIVTPFTTAGELDEKALRSFVAWQIEEGINYIVPCGSTGEAATMTADEQRRVVEITVEVVAGRIPVVAGAGSNDTARALANSRMMRDAGATHLLHVSPSYNKPPQRGIVAHFRAIADTIDLPVVVYNVPGRTASNVTAETTLELATHPNIVAVKEASGNLAQITQILRHRPRDFSVLSGDDALTLAVMVAGGDGVTSVTSNVTPALVTQLCAAAHRGDYDDARAIDSRLAPWTHAAFVESNPIPVKAALAMMKLMGDNLRLPLVPLARQHHGLVRAALVSVGALPA; from the coding sequence ATGAAATCGACAGTTCCCATGCTGCGTGGTGCTGGCACCGCGATAGTCACTCCGTTCACCACGGCGGGTGAGCTGGACGAAAAGGCATTACGAAGCTTCGTCGCATGGCAGATAGAGGAGGGGATCAACTACATCGTGCCTTGCGGATCGACCGGAGAGGCCGCAACGATGACCGCGGACGAACAGCGGCGCGTTGTCGAGATCACGGTAGAAGTGGTTGCCGGACGAATCCCTGTCGTCGCGGGCGCAGGATCCAACGATACTGCGCGCGCGCTGGCAAACTCCAGGATGATGCGCGACGCGGGCGCGACGCACCTCTTGCACGTGTCGCCGTCGTACAACAAACCGCCGCAACGCGGCATAGTGGCACACTTCCGCGCGATCGCTGATACGATCGATCTGCCTGTGGTCGTGTACAACGTGCCGGGACGCACAGCAAGCAATGTGACAGCCGAGACGACGCTCGAGCTCGCCACTCACCCAAATATTGTAGCGGTGAAGGAGGCTTCGGGAAATCTCGCCCAGATAACCCAGATTCTTCGCCATCGGCCCCGCGATTTCTCTGTACTGTCGGGAGACGACGCACTCACGCTTGCCGTGATGGTGGCCGGCGGCGACGGTGTGACGTCCGTGACGTCCAATGTGACCCCGGCACTCGTCACACAACTCTGCGCGGCCGCGCACCGCGGCGACTACGATGATGCGCGAGCCATCGATAGTCGCCTCGCGCCCTGGACTCACGCAGCCTTCGTCGAATCGAATCCGATACCGGTCAAGGCTGCTCTCGCGATGATGAAGCTGATGGGCGACAACCTTCGCCTTCCACTCGTCCCGCTCGCCCGCCAGCATCATGGGTTGGTGCGCGCAGCACTCGTCTCGGTCGGAGCACTACCAGCATGA
- a CDS encoding dihydrodipicolinate reductase C-terminal domain-containing protein gives MTALRLAVIGPGKMGTAVAHLARTSGIDVVATLGAGTVIDSSSLAGAQVAIEFTEPGAAAANARACIIAGCPIVIGTTGWYGELPEISRLVSEKGGSLLWAPNFSLGVHAVARMMRRAGEIFANLPTFDAALVETHHAEKKDAPSGTARMLQQKFAEGSAREVPITSVRVGSVPGTHTLILDGGFEQIVISHEARDRRVFAEGALVAARWLIGRRGVFTLDDVLSNEEVR, from the coding sequence ATGACTGCGCTTCGGCTGGCAGTAATCGGCCCGGGTAAGATGGGAACGGCAGTCGCGCATCTTGCACGTACGAGCGGGATCGACGTTGTCGCGACGCTGGGCGCCGGCACTGTCATCGACTCGAGTTCGCTCGCCGGTGCACAGGTGGCGATTGAATTCACGGAGCCCGGCGCAGCTGCGGCGAATGCCCGGGCGTGTATCATCGCCGGATGCCCGATCGTGATCGGTACAACTGGTTGGTATGGTGAGCTGCCGGAGATTTCGCGGCTCGTCTCGGAAAAAGGCGGGTCACTGTTGTGGGCGCCGAATTTCTCGCTCGGCGTACATGCGGTAGCCCGCATGATGCGTCGCGCGGGTGAGATCTTCGCGAATCTCCCGACCTTCGATGCCGCGCTGGTGGAGACGCATCACGCGGAGAAGAAGGACGCGCCATCCGGCACGGCGCGCATGCTGCAGCAAAAGTTCGCGGAGGGATCGGCTCGCGAGGTTCCGATAACGAGCGTTCGCGTCGGCTCCGTGCCCGGCACGCACACGCTCATTCTCGACGGTGGTTTCGAGCAGATCGTCATCTCGCACGAAGCGCGCGACAGGCGGGTATTCGCGGAGGGCGCACTCGTCGCGGCCAGATGGCTGATCGGACGTCGTGGCGTCTTCACGCTGGACGATGTGTTATCCAATGAGGAGGTTCGATGA
- the lysC gene encoding lysine-sensitive aspartokinase 3, whose protein sequence is MIVVKFGGTSVGDADAICRAADVVASRLHRAPVVVVSAASGTTTELLGIAEQAARGQLIGALRSVEHIRERHVAMCDVLLRDVPGGPDTAAEIAAMCDEVASLAEALTTLGHITPRSLDAVASFGEQMSALLVTEAFRARGIPAQHLDAREVIVTSDHFNQAEPSLDAISDRARDRVAPMVRSGIIPVLGGYIGATAAGVTTTLGRGGSDYTASLLGAALGADDIEIWTDVDGMLTADPRVVSDAKLISQIRFDEASELASFGAKVLHPNTIAPAVRRGIPVYIYNTRNPTRSGTRIMFDAPRRPVTAIAAKGDVTTVRVSAPRMLLAKGFLRSVFEIFERQRTSVDVVSTSEVSVSVTLDDATRLDELLIDLRLLGDVSIERDRAVVAIVGSGIGDRGDCMGRALQALGGMHVHMVSLSASGINLTVVVDGPSMQDAMRSLHAEFFPHEANS, encoded by the coding sequence GTGATAGTCGTCAAATTTGGTGGCACCTCCGTCGGCGATGCGGATGCGATCTGCCGCGCGGCGGATGTCGTCGCGAGCCGGCTGCATCGCGCGCCTGTCGTGGTAGTCTCCGCGGCGAGCGGCACCACGACCGAGCTGCTCGGCATCGCGGAACAGGCGGCGCGCGGTCAGCTCATCGGCGCACTCCGGTCGGTCGAGCACATTCGCGAGCGGCACGTCGCGATGTGCGACGTTCTGCTTCGCGATGTCCCGGGTGGTCCAGACACTGCTGCGGAGATTGCCGCGATGTGCGATGAGGTCGCGAGCCTGGCCGAGGCGCTCACGACGCTCGGCCACATAACACCGCGGAGCCTCGATGCAGTCGCGTCGTTCGGTGAGCAGATGTCCGCCTTGCTGGTCACCGAGGCATTCCGCGCGCGAGGAATTCCAGCGCAGCATCTGGACGCGCGCGAAGTCATTGTCACCAGCGACCATTTCAACCAGGCGGAGCCGAGTCTGGATGCGATCTCGGACCGCGCGCGCGATCGTGTCGCGCCGATGGTCCGGTCAGGAATCATTCCGGTGCTCGGCGGCTACATCGGTGCTACAGCGGCCGGCGTTACGACGACGCTCGGGCGCGGCGGCTCCGATTACACCGCGTCGCTGCTCGGTGCAGCCCTCGGGGCCGACGACATCGAGATATGGACTGATGTGGACGGAATGCTCACCGCCGATCCTCGCGTGGTGAGCGATGCGAAGCTCATCTCGCAGATCCGATTCGACGAAGCGTCGGAGCTCGCGTCGTTCGGGGCCAAGGTGTTGCATCCGAATACGATTGCACCGGCTGTCCGGCGTGGAATCCCCGTGTACATCTACAACACGCGTAACCCGACGCGATCCGGGACGCGAATCATGTTCGACGCTCCGCGCCGTCCGGTGACGGCCATCGCCGCCAAGGGCGACGTTACGACAGTGCGGGTGAGCGCGCCCCGCATGCTGCTCGCGAAGGGCTTTCTGCGCAGCGTTTTCGAGATCTTCGAGCGGCAGCGCACATCGGTCGACGTCGTCTCCACTTCCGAAGTATCCGTCTCGGTTACGCTCGATGACGCCACGCGACTGGATGAGCTGCTCATCGACCTGCGCCTGCTCGGCGACGTTTCGATCGAGCGGGATCGTGCTGTCGTTGCGATAGTCGGATCCGGCATCGGTGACCGCGGCGACTGCATGGGCCGGGCGCTGCAGGCGCTCGGCGGCATGCACGTTCACATGGTTTCACTGAGCGCCAGCGGCATCAATCTCACCGTTGTCGTTGACGGCCCCTCGATGCAGGATGCCATGCGGTCGCTGCATGCCGAGTTCTTTCCTCATGAGGCGAATTCATGA
- the asd gene encoding aspartate-semialdehyde dehydrogenase, with translation MTGNDIARDRMPVAVLGATGAVGQTFIRLLRDHPWFRVAEVAASERSAGRRYADATHWLEGEMPADVASLTVTPCTPDSVSSSIVFSALDSGVAGDVEIAFARAGRFVCSNAKNHRMLSDVPLLIPEINAQHLAVIDAQRKHRGWTGALVTNANCSSTVAALPLAPLHEAFGITSMFIATMQAVSGAGYPGVPSLDIMGNVIPYIADEEPKIEAEIGKLLGVVNENAIESAPFRVTAHANRVPVEHGHTTCMSIGLASSATPEQVSDAIMAWTGREEAMDLPSRPHRPIVVTTAPDHPQPRRDVMRGNGMTVTVGRIRRDELLDVRMVAMGSNTIRGAAGGAIMNAELLVTQGYVARP, from the coding sequence ATGACCGGCAATGATATCGCTCGCGACCGGATGCCGGTCGCGGTGCTCGGCGCAACTGGCGCCGTGGGCCAGACTTTCATCAGACTGTTGCGCGACCACCCGTGGTTTCGTGTCGCCGAGGTTGCAGCATCAGAAAGATCTGCGGGCAGGCGATACGCAGATGCCACGCACTGGCTCGAGGGAGAAATGCCAGCGGATGTCGCGTCGCTCACGGTGACGCCGTGCACGCCCGATTCGGTTTCATCTTCGATAGTCTTTTCAGCGCTCGACTCGGGCGTCGCGGGCGACGTTGAGATTGCATTCGCACGCGCCGGCAGGTTCGTTTGCAGCAACGCCAAGAATCACCGCATGCTGAGCGACGTTCCGCTGCTCATCCCCGAGATCAATGCGCAACACCTCGCCGTGATCGACGCGCAGCGCAAACACCGTGGATGGACGGGCGCGCTCGTGACGAATGCGAACTGTTCATCCACCGTTGCGGCGCTACCGCTGGCGCCGCTGCATGAAGCCTTTGGTATAACCAGCATGTTCATCGCGACCATGCAGGCGGTCTCTGGCGCCGGATACCCGGGCGTACCATCGCTCGACATAATGGGCAACGTCATTCCATACATCGCGGACGAGGAGCCGAAGATCGAAGCCGAGATCGGCAAGCTGCTTGGCGTCGTGAATGAGAATGCGATCGAGTCGGCGCCGTTCCGGGTGACTGCGCACGCCAATCGTGTTCCGGTCGAGCACGGACACACGACCTGCATGTCGATCGGGCTCGCGTCCTCCGCGACGCCGGAGCAGGTGTCCGACGCCATCATGGCGTGGACCGGCCGCGAGGAAGCCATGGATCTTCCATCGCGGCCCCATCGGCCGATCGTCGTCACGACAGCGCCGGATCACCCGCAGCCGCGCCGCGACGTGATGCGGGGCAACGGGATGACCGTCACGGTGGGACGCATCCGGCGCGACGAGCTGCTCGATGTACGGATGGTAGCGATGGGCAGCAACACCATCCGTGGCGCGGCGGGCGGCGCAATAATGAACGCGGAGCTGCTCGTCACTCAGGGCTACGTGGCTCGTCCGTGA